The Desulfitobacterium chlororespirans DSM 11544 genome includes a region encoding these proteins:
- the thrS gene encoding threonine--tRNA ligase, giving the protein MVKITLKDGSIRELESGKSLMDLAASISRGLAKAALAGKVNGKFKDLSYALTQDAEVEIITADSEEGLKILRHSTSHLMAEAVRNLFPGTILGIGPAIDNGFYYDFDSEHVFTPEDLEKIEAEMRRLVKENKHYERKEISRSDALQYFSAEGEKYKVELIEDLPEDEVISMYTQGGFTDLCAGPHIPSTGVVKAFKLMNLAGAYWRGSEKNKMLQRIYGTVWAKKEDLDDYLFKLEEAKRRDHRKLGVELDLFSLHDEGPGFPFFHPKGMVLRNQLEDFWRQEHRKRGYHEIKTPIILSRNLWENSGHWDHYKDNMYTTKIDDEDFAVKPMNCPGGMIMYKQKLRSYRDLPLRMGELGLVHRHELSGALNGLLRVRNFTQDDAHIFMLPSQIKAEISGVIDLVDRFYKVFGFEYHVELSTRPENSMGADETWEMATNALQEALEAKGVNYKINPGDGAFYGPKIDFHLRDCLGRTWQCGTIQLDFQMPEKFDLTYIGEDGQKHRPVMIHRVVYGSIERFIALLTEHYAGAFPTWLAPVQVRILPISERHEDYAQDIVRRLNDLDIRAEVDERREKISYKIREAQTHKIPFALVVGDQEAETDTVAVRRYGQGNAGEKLSVAEFIALIQEEIASKKQLV; this is encoded by the coding sequence ATGGTAAAGATTACTTTAAAAGATGGCTCCATTCGGGAGCTCGAATCGGGTAAGAGTCTCATGGACTTAGCAGCCTCTATCTCCAGAGGTCTGGCTAAAGCTGCTCTGGCCGGGAAAGTGAATGGAAAATTTAAGGACCTGTCCTATGCTTTAACTCAGGATGCTGAGGTGGAGATTATCACGGCGGATTCTGAGGAAGGCTTAAAGATTTTAAGACACTCCACCTCTCACCTGATGGCAGAAGCGGTACGGAACCTTTTCCCGGGAACTATCTTAGGAATTGGCCCCGCGATTGACAATGGCTTTTATTATGATTTTGATTCCGAGCATGTTTTTACACCGGAGGATCTGGAGAAGATCGAAGCTGAGATGCGTCGTTTGGTCAAAGAAAACAAACACTACGAACGGAAAGAAATCTCCCGCAGCGACGCATTGCAGTATTTCTCTGCAGAAGGAGAAAAGTATAAGGTAGAGCTGATTGAAGACTTGCCTGAGGATGAAGTGATTTCCATGTACACTCAAGGCGGCTTCACCGATCTCTGTGCCGGTCCCCATATTCCTTCCACAGGGGTGGTTAAAGCGTTCAAACTCATGAACCTGGCCGGAGCTTACTGGCGGGGCAGTGAAAAGAATAAGATGCTCCAGCGGATCTACGGAACTGTCTGGGCCAAAAAAGAAGATCTGGATGACTACCTCTTTAAGCTGGAAGAGGCCAAGCGTCGTGATCATCGTAAGCTGGGTGTGGAACTGGATCTGTTCAGTCTTCACGATGAGGGACCTGGTTTTCCTTTCTTCCATCCAAAAGGCATGGTTCTGCGCAACCAACTGGAAGACTTCTGGCGTCAGGAGCATCGCAAGAGAGGTTATCACGAAATCAAGACCCCCATCATCCTCAGCCGCAACCTGTGGGAAAACTCCGGTCACTGGGATCATTATAAAGACAATATGTATACTACCAAGATTGACGATGAGGACTTCGCTGTCAAGCCCATGAACTGCCCGGGCGGCATGATTATGTATAAGCAAAAGCTGAGAAGCTATCGGGATCTTCCTTTGAGAATGGGAGAGCTGGGCTTAGTCCATCGCCATGAGTTATCTGGTGCTTTAAACGGACTTTTGCGGGTGCGCAACTTCACCCAGGATGATGCTCATATCTTTATGCTTCCCTCCCAAATCAAAGCTGAAATCAGCGGCGTCATCGATCTGGTGGATCGTTTCTATAAGGTCTTTGGTTTTGAGTACCATGTGGAGCTTTCCACTCGTCCCGAAAACTCCATGGGTGCCGATGAGACGTGGGAAATGGCTACCAATGCCCTCCAGGAAGCCCTGGAAGCCAAGGGAGTCAACTATAAGATCAACCCAGGAGACGGTGCCTTCTACGGACCGAAAATCGACTTTCATCTCCGGGACTGCTTGGGCAGAACCTGGCAGTGCGGTACCATTCAGCTGGATTTCCAAATGCCTGAGAAGTTTGACCTCACCTATATCGGTGAAGATGGTCAAAAGCATCGTCCGGTTATGATTCACCGGGTGGTGTACGGCAGCATTGAACGCTTCATCGCTCTGCTCACAGAGCATTATGCCGGCGCTTTCCCCACCTGGCTGGCCCCTGTTCAGGTCCGGATTCTGCCCATCAGCGAACGCCATGAGGACTATGCTCAGGACATCGTCCGCCGCTTAAATGACCTGGACATCCGGGCTGAAGTGGATGAACGCCGCGAGAAGATCAGCTACAAGATCCGGGAAGCCCAGACCCACAAGATTCCCTTCGCTCTCGTGGTCGGTGACCAGGAAGCGGAAACAGATACTGTCGCTGTACGTCGCTATGGTCAGGGTAACGCCGGTGAAAAACTTTCTGTAGCGGAGTTCATTGCTCTCATCCAGGAAGAAATCGCCAGCAAGAAGCAATTAGTATAA